One stretch of Sphaerochaeta sp. DNA includes these proteins:
- a CDS encoding NAD(P)H-dependent oxidoreductase subunit E gives MDKKEKVVVRICVGTACFVQGGADLLLYNDFLDPNVLAGCEIEGASCLQSCKKTCDATKAEDKPPFISINGKVYGGVTQERFCKLLAEAVNA, from the coding sequence ATGGACAAGAAAGAGAAAGTAGTGGTGAGGATCTGCGTAGGGACGGCATGTTTCGTCCAGGGAGGGGCTGACCTGCTCCTGTACAACGATTTTCTGGACCCGAACGTGCTGGCAGGCTGTGAGATCGAAGGGGCTTCCTGCCTCCAATCATGCAAGAAGACCTGCGACGCGACCAAAGCCGAGGACAAACCCCCATTCATTTCGATCAATGGAAAAGTCTACGGCGGGGTGACGCAGGAGAGGTTCTGCAAACTGCTCGCGGAGGCCGTGAATGCTTGA